In Lacinutrix sp. Bg11-31, the DNA window CGAATCTTGGTTAATGGATGTTGAAGGTGTAGACCAAGGTGGTAGAAATGGTTGGGCAAAATGGGTTAGACATTGGACAGCCGAAGAAAACCGTCATGGAGATGTACTTAATAAATACCTATATCTTTCTGGTCGTGTAAATATGAGAGAAATTGAACAAACCACACAACATCTTATTGCAGATGGTTTTGATATTGGTACAGCTCAAGACCCTTATAAAAACTTTGTTTACACTAGTTTCCAGGAATTAGCAACTTATGTTTCTCATAATCGTGTTGCTAAATTAGCAAAGCAAAAAGGTAACAAACAATTATCTAAAATGTGTAAGATTATTGCTGGTGACGAAATGAGACATCATCATGCTTACAGTGAGTTTGTAGAGCGTATTTTTGCTGTAGATCCAAGCCAAATGATGTTAGCTTTTCAATACATGATGAAGCAAAAAATTACAATGCCTGCTCATTTTTTAAGAGAATCTGGAGGGAAAATAGGATCTGTTTTCGAAGAGTTCTCAAACACAGCACAACGTATTGGTGTTTATACTTCTTTAGATTATATTGAAATATTAGAAAAGCTAACTAAACGTTGGGAAATAGATAAAATTACAGGCCTTAATGATGAAGCTGAAAAAGCTCGTGATTATTTAATGAAACTACCTTCAAGAATGTTACGTTTGGCAGACAGAATAAAGATTCCTGAAAACTCATACCAATTTAAATGGGTTGAACCTGCAAAGTTATAGCATGATTGACCTTGTTTTAATAGAAGCGACCAAAGCATTTGTGAAAAAAGAATTAGCAAATGCTGAAGGTGGACATGATTGGTTTCATATAGAGCGTGTTTATAACAATGCTTTACTTATTTCTAAAGGCGAAAACGTGAATGCCAAGATAGTAGCCTTGAGCGCTTTATTACACGATATTGCAGATAGTAAATTTAATAATGGAGATGATACTATTGGCCCTAAAAAAGCAAGAACCTTTTTGTTTGAGCAAAATGTTGATTCTGTAGTTATTGAACATGTTGTTAATATTATTAAAAACATATCCTTTAGTTCTAATATTGGAAAAACAAATGCATTTAACTCTTTAGAATTACAAGTTGTTCAAGATTCAGACCGTTTAGATGCGCTTGGAGCTATTGGTATAGCACGTGCTTTTAACTATGGCGGCTTTAAAAACAGAGCTATTTACAATCCAGATATTAAGCCAAATCTTAATATGACAAAAGCCGAATATAAAGCCTCTACTGCTCCAACAGTTAATCATTTTTACGAAAAACTATTGCTTTTAAAAGACACGATGAATACTAAAACTGGTAGACAAATAGCTTTAGAGAGACACAATTATATGGAAGCGTTTCTTAAGCAGTTTTTTGCTGAATGTGATGGTGAGAAATAATTTAATCCTCCTTAGCAACCTCTAATGCAGTAATTTTATATTCTAGAATAGTCATTTCTTCACCATTTTCTATAATTTCTTCTGCTGTTAACGTTTTACTGCCATTAACATAATCTATTATCTCTTTCCTTTTGGCAAAGTAATAATCTAATGCTTCTTCAACGCTACTTTTCATAATCTAAAATTATTGTATAATTAATTTTATTTCGCTCCTATATTTTGATGCATTCTTGCCTGTTATTTCCTTAAACACCTTATTAAAATGAGAGAAGTTATTAAAGCCGCACTCAAAACAAACATCTGTAATACTCATTTTGCTTTCAGACAATAATTTTGTCGCATGCACGACTCTATATTCATTAACTAACTTTGTAAATGTCTTACCTGTTGCTTTTTTAAAATAACGACAAAAGGCTGGCACTGTCATACTTACTTGCTTAGCAATGGTATCTAAACTTATATGCTCTTTAAAATTACTATAAACATATTTAAAAACAATATCAATCTTAGCGTTGTCTTGTAATTGCGCTTCAAACGCATAACCATCTGCATTTAGTAACACATAATCTTCAGCTTCTGCTAAAATATGAAGTATTTCAAGTAGTTTAATAACTCGTTTAAAACCTTCGTATTTAGTTAGTTTTGTTATTTTCTCTCCAACTTTTTCTTTAGTTTCTGGTTTAAAAAGCAATCCTTTTTTGGCACGCTCTAAAAGCAACGAAATACTACTCATTTGTGGTAAGCTAAAAAAATCTTTACCTAAAAAATCTGGATGAAACTGTATTAGTGTTTCTTTTCCTTTAGCCGTTAATCTATTTTCAAATCCATTATGAGGTAAATTAGAACCCACTAAAATTAGTTGACTGTTATCAAAATAAGACATGTGATTACCAATATGTCTTCGTCCTTTTCCTTTATTTACATAAACCAATTCTATCTCTGGATGGAAATGCCAAAATGCTTGATCTCTTTTCCTTTTCTTAAGTTTATTAACTGCAAGAATGGAATTCCCGAATCCAGGTGATATTTTCTCTAATGTAGGCTTCTTATTCAAAAGTAGATTTTAAGATGTAAAATTAATTATTCTGTTGGTTGTAAATCTATACTAAATTAACTTTTTTATATACTAAATTAACCTTAACGCGCCTTAAAAATAATATAGTAGTTAATTTAGTATACAAATAAGCCAAAATAGGTGTTTTCCACACTAACCTTTGTATATATCTTTGCAGAGTAAATATTAAACAAATTAAGATTATGAAAAAAGCAATTCAAAAAAGCCTATTATTAGTTGCTGTATTAGTAACAATGATAAACTACGCAAGCAATGTTTCTCCATTAAATGAAGATGAAAACATTAAAAAAATAGTTCTAACTTTAAACAATGTAAAAGAAGGACAACAATTATTAATTAAAGATGACAATCAGGTTATTCTTTACAAAGAGGCTATTTCTAAGTCTGGAGATTATAAAAAAGGATTTGATTTAACTGCATTACCAAATGGAGATTACTATTTCGAACTTAATAAAGATATTGTAATAGAGGTTATTCCTTTTAAAGTAAACTATAATGTAGTTACTTTTAATAAGGATAATAAAATGGAAATTTTTAAGCCTTTTGTAACATTAAAAAACAATACTGTTTTTGTTTCTTTATTAACTTTAGACGCAAAACCTGTAAGCTTATCTATTTACTATAATAACGATGGTTCTATGGAATTAATCCATAAAGAAACTATAATTAATGCTGTAAATATTCAAAAATCTTACAAATTAGATGCTACAAAAACAGGAAGCTATATCTTTTCTATTAATACAGAAGGTCGGGCATTTTCAAATAGCATAAACCTTTAGACTCTGTGATAAGTTAGAGTTTAAGATTAATTTAGTTAGTTAATTACAAAAAGTGAGCTTTAGAGCTCACTTTTTTTATGCTATTTACTATTCTTTATCTCTGTAAAATAAGCAATTTATTTGCCTGGAAATTCTGCTTTACGTTTTTCTAAAAAAGCTGTTGTACCTTCTTTAAAATCTTCTGTACCAAAGCATTTTCCAAATTGTTTAATTTCTACTTTATAACCATCTTTTCCATCTTTATAATTTGCATTTACAGCTTTAATAGCTTTGCTTATTGCAACAGACGAATTACGCATAATTTTACTTGCAATTTTTTCGGCTAAAGGGATTAGTTCTTCTTGAGACACTACGTGGTTTACTAAACCGTAATCTTTAGCTGTATTTGCATCTATCATTCCAGCTGTCATTACCATTTCCATAGCACGACCTTTACCAACTAATTGCGGTAAACGCTGTGTACCTCCATAACCTGGTATTACTCCTAAAGACACTTCTGGTAATCCCATTTTTGCATTATCACTTGCAACCCTAAAATGTGCTGCCATTGCTAATTCTAATCCTCCACCAAGTGCAAAACCATTTACAGCTGCAATTACTGGAGTACTTAAATTCTCTACAAAATCGAACAATAACTCTTGTCCTTTTGCTGCTAACTTTCCACCGTTTTCAATGTTAAAATTTGCAAACTCACTTATATCTGCACCAGCAACAAATGCTTTTTCGCCACTTCCAGTAATGATAATTACTTTTACTCCTTTATCTTTATTTGCAGCTTTAAAAGCTTCATGAAGCTCTTCAATTGTTGCTTTGTTTAAAGCATTTAATTTTGAAGGTCTATTTATTGTAATGGTTGTGATTCCATTTTTACTTGCTGAGATGATGTTTTCGTAATTCATAAAAAAATATTTTATTCGTTAAAGTGAATTTCTGCCTACACAGGAGTTTAGTTTATGGGAAAAGCAACTGTAAAAGTTGTGCCTTCGCCCTTTTGAGATACAAAGGTAATAGTTCCTCCATAAGTTTCGACAATATTCTTAACCATTGCCAGGCCTAGTCCCATTCCACTAGATTTTGTAGTGAATTTAGGTTCGAAAATTTTAGGTTTATTTTCTTCGGAAACACCAATTCCGTTATCTGAAACTGTAATTTTTATTGTTTCATTTTCTTCTGAAACATTAACAAC includes these proteins:
- a CDS encoding AraC family transcriptional regulator, producing the protein MNKKPTLEKISPGFGNSILAVNKLKKRKRDQAFWHFHPEIELVYVNKGKGRRHIGNHMSYFDNSQLILVGSNLPHNGFENRLTAKGKETLIQFHPDFLGKDFFSLPQMSSISLLLERAKKGLLFKPETKEKVGEKITKLTKYEGFKRVIKLLEILHILAEAEDYVLLNADGYAFEAQLQDNAKIDIVFKYVYSNFKEHISLDTIAKQVSMTVPAFCRYFKKATGKTFTKLVNEYRVVHATKLLSESKMSITDVCFECGFNNFSHFNKVFKEITGKNASKYRSEIKLIIQ
- a CDS encoding acyl-ACP desaturase — encoded protein: MSLKNIRLEVMSFLEKDIETLIEKYLIPPETIWQPTDFLPNSEGPNFLEEVKEIRELSKELPYDFWVVLVGDMITEEALPTYESWLMDVEGVDQGGRNGWAKWVRHWTAEENRHGDVLNKYLYLSGRVNMREIEQTTQHLIADGFDIGTAQDPYKNFVYTSFQELATYVSHNRVAKLAKQKGNKQLSKMCKIIAGDEMRHHHAYSEFVERIFAVDPSQMMLAFQYMMKQKITMPAHFLRESGGKIGSVFEEFSNTAQRIGVYTSLDYIEILEKLTKRWEIDKITGLNDEAEKARDYLMKLPSRMLRLADRIKIPENSYQFKWVEPAKL
- a CDS encoding enoyl-CoA hydratase/isomerase family protein, whose amino-acid sequence is MNYENIISASKNGITTITINRPSKLNALNKATIEELHEAFKAANKDKGVKVIIITGSGEKAFVAGADISEFANFNIENGGKLAAKGQELLFDFVENLSTPVIAAVNGFALGGGLELAMAAHFRVASDNAKMGLPEVSLGVIPGYGGTQRLPQLVGKGRAMEMVMTAGMIDANTAKDYGLVNHVVSQEELIPLAEKIASKIMRNSSVAISKAIKAVNANYKDGKDGYKVEIKQFGKCFGTEDFKEGTTAFLEKRKAEFPGK
- a CDS encoding HD domain-containing protein — encoded protein: MIDLVLIEATKAFVKKELANAEGGHDWFHIERVYNNALLISKGENVNAKIVALSALLHDIADSKFNNGDDTIGPKKARTFLFEQNVDSVVIEHVVNIIKNISFSSNIGKTNAFNSLELQVVQDSDRLDALGAIGIARAFNYGGFKNRAIYNPDIKPNLNMTKAEYKASTAPTVNHFYEKLLLLKDTMNTKTGRQIALERHNYMEAFLKQFFAECDGEK